The Bacteriovorax sp. Seq25_V genome includes a region encoding these proteins:
- a CDS encoding serine protease produces MKILIATLLLLNTFALDKAIYDNDDRLNFHELTDPKHIEWAHATAAMIASYVIYEDDNNQSRIKGKMLSQQGVCEYEKFARELTAADCSGFLISPDTLVTAGHCIRKNSDCEGWRWVFDYQTGPDYKIGKTLRVSNDNIYRCQQILARELSDDTDYAIIKLDRPVLGRKPLKIRKEGHVTKADQLTLIGFPSGLPLKVAPNAKVMYPNISQTFFLASTDSFAGNSGSPVINSQTGEVEGILVRGEEDYVRRKKGCLVPNVCTTQDHCEGEAVTKISEILPHL; encoded by the coding sequence ATGAAAATCCTCATCGCAACACTACTACTTTTAAATACTTTCGCCCTCGATAAGGCGATTTACGACAACGACGATCGTCTTAACTTTCATGAGTTAACAGATCCTAAGCATATTGAGTGGGCGCACGCGACTGCGGCGATGATTGCATCATATGTAATTTACGAGGATGACAATAATCAGTCACGTATCAAAGGTAAAATGTTATCGCAGCAGGGAGTTTGCGAATATGAGAAATTTGCACGTGAGCTTACGGCTGCGGATTGTAGTGGATTTTTAATTTCGCCAGATACTCTTGTGACTGCTGGACACTGTATTAGAAAGAACTCTGACTGTGAAGGTTGGAGATGGGTGTTCGATTATCAAACAGGGCCCGACTATAAAATTGGGAAAACGTTACGAGTAAGTAACGATAATATTTATCGTTGTCAGCAAATTCTTGCCAGGGAGTTAAGTGACGATACGGACTATGCAATTATTAAGCTTGATCGTCCGGTTCTTGGTAGAAAGCCTCTAAAAATTAGAAAAGAAGGGCATGTGACTAAGGCTGATCAATTAACATTGATTGGATTTCCGTCTGGGTTACCGCTTAAAGTCGCACCTAATGCAAAGGTGATGTATCCAAATATTAGCCAAACATTCTTTTTAGCATCAACTGATTCGTTTGCTGGAAATTCAGGTTCGCCAGTGATTAATTCACAAACTGGTGAAGTAGAAGGAATTCTAGTTCGTGGAGAAGAGGATTACGTGAGAAGAAAAAAAGGATGCTTAGTTCCTAATGTTTGCACGACTCAAGACCACTGCGAAGGCGAGGCCGTGACAAAGATTTCAGAAATTCTTCCACATCTTTAA